The following nucleotide sequence is from Juglans microcarpa x Juglans regia isolate MS1-56 chromosome 6D, Jm3101_v1.0, whole genome shotgun sequence.
tcataaactttcatctaaagtCTCATCTTCTCTTGTCTAAGCCTTCCCTTCTCTAGTCCTCACTTTctaaaaactatattttgtaAACCTTCATTCCTTCAAGTCTTTTGCTTCCAACCTTTCTGAGAATTAATATCCTTTTAaagattatgtttttaatgaagttgattttattataaatcttttctatcttttatatttattcatgcaTATGATCGGTTATATCGCCTGTACTACTTGTTTTCATGCATATGGCTAGTTATACcacctatttttattattgttaagctattgttaatatatattaccTAGGATATAGTGGTATTAGAGCCATTGGTAATTATAttggtatttatttattttatgttgtctattgtattttatttttgtctcttGTTTATGATATCTATTGTTTTTATGGAATAGTatagagatttatatgaattatttaaatttttgtaattgttgtatacaatttaaaaactatatgcATCAGGAATTACATAGATAATTCCTTTATAATGTTGTATATCAGAGCCTGGTCTCTATTATGTCAACGAAAATCAGAAAATTGAGGACATCTTGTATTAGTTAACAAATCACTGGTTCTTTCCttaaatatagtataaatagtattcatatatatactatatatgaatactattatatagactatatatatatatatatgcactatataatattcatattataCTGTACTTAGTGTATATACTAACACTATACTATACttagtctatatattaatactatactatTCTTAGTGTATATACTAACACTATACTATAGTTAGTATATATACTAACACTATAcaaatactatactatactatatataatattcatattaGTAATATCTGtgtactatataatattatatactatataatattcattttagtattatatgtataatatatatattatcccgTTCGAACTACAATCTTATCTGTTCGAACTTACTTAATACATACGACAGTTGTTCGAATGTGTCATTTTTAGTTCGAACAGAGCTGTTCAATACAAATACCCAGTTCAAATATCGAACGACAGAAACTCAAAATGCCCCAAACCTAGTTTGAACCCTCGAAGTCGTCGCGCTACCAACTCCACCGTTCAAAGCCCTAACTAATCTAAGAGGTATGTCCTTGATGATCTACTACTAAGAgattcatttttaatttattttgagttATGTGAAGGGGGTTGGATTTTGAATCAATCCGACCCCATTTTGGTGTTTTCCGGCCGCCGCACACGGCTCTTAATCAGTAGAAATAACGAGCTTCACTCATGAATCATTTCTATCAATTTGAACCAAGTTTTGCGTGTGTTTAGGTGGTTTTCACGTTTGGCATTGAGTTGATTCAGCCATGATTGTTTGGCAAGTTTGTGTTCGAATGGATTCGACGTCGTTCGAGTGCATAGTTGCCAAACAGCCATTGTAGTGTTCGAATATGATAGTTTAACAAAATATtcctttaattaaaaatagttCAAACGGAtataatttatgttcgaactTATATGTCCTTTTGGCCAAACAATGAAGATTTAGTATTGTTCGAATCAGACTCTATTTTGTTCAAACAGATGTGTGTTTAGTTCGAACTTAGTGATTAGCTTTCAGATTGTAATTATTGTTAGTTCGAACAGAAtatttactgttcgaacggattGTTTCTATTCAATTCAAACATATCTCTTTAATCTAATATATTtgcacaattttattaatattttatttatattcgttGTGGTTTTATGATTAACAGTAAACTAATGGCAACTAGTAGAAGAAAATGTGGGAGAGAAGCCGACCAACCTAGCGGAGAAGTTAGTGCTCAGCTACGGAGATCGATATTGGTTGAGCAGGAGATCATTCTAAATAACTTCCGCGATATTGCGTGAGATGGATAGAGCATATACTCCATCATCACCGACCGGGGATGCGCACTGATCTGTCGGCATAAGGGTGTTGTCTATCCGAACATGGTCGGTGAGTTCTACCGTACAATGGGCGAGATGGAGGCTGATGCGGATACCTTCACCTTTACCATTCGAGGAGTGAGTGTTAGTATCTCACtctctgttattttttattttattggtgtCCTGCGCCTAATTAGCGCATACCCTGCACCGGCTACACCGCGTGATTGGCGCGTGATTGGTGCATACCCTGCACCAGCTGCACCGCCTGATTGGTGCATATCCTGCACCGACTGCACCCTCAAATGGTGAGGGTGATAGTGAGAACAATGCTCTAGCAAATGACGATCTCACAGACGATGAGGTTCGTCAGATGATGTTGGACGCTTctactcctccatatgatggcagCAAGGTCATCAGGCAGGTAAATTGTATAGCATTTTTTAGATtgctaaatttaattgtttctaACGTCGATCAGAGAAAACATAAGACAGATTTCGACATCAAGTGAGGTAGATTTATGTTACAAATAGCTCGAGGAGAGCTGATTGATCTGCTATTATATTTCTTCCACAGGATTCGATCTGAGTCACGCTATTCTAGTGGAGGCAGTCTATCATTTGCACTGATTATCTCTAACCTCCTGGTCCGATTGAGAGTTAATGTGCAAATGACTAAGAGGAGGTAGCCACAAATTAGGCCTCCTAACAAGATGACATTTAGCAGGAACGAGGGTCACTTGCGAAAGACTCGAGCTAATATTCCAGCAGCACAAGATGGTGGCACGACGAGTGATCCAGCTTTTACTCATGTTGGTGTTCAGAGACAACCTGCTTGGGCTACTTTGGATGAGGTGCGATCTCTACTCGAGAAGCATCGCTGACTTTTGATCATGGAGATCGTTGAGTCGATCATGGGGAAGTTTCACAAGATGGAGGGACGCATGTCTTCCTTACAAGAGGATTTTGAGCTACTTACCAAATaaatagttttagtttttatttaacttttttatgttgtattgaacgcatattatatttttttggatgtaattagtatatgatttttatttttggtgtttgctagcttgtttattgtcaaaaacgtattttcttattttactaaagtaatatttatttaactaaaaatcttatttaacataaaagaactcattaaaatatttttaaattaattacataaaattaatttatgaatatgagatattttaattcatcataaataatactatataatatatctatatttttatattttgaaaatgataactaataaattaaaaaatatttatttttaaggtattttggatgtctttcaataaattattataattaaacaatCTCGTTCAAACGTTTATATTGGGTTCGAACTAAGTTCATTCCTATTCGAACAGAACACTTCCGCCGTTCTAACAGTATTGAATCAACTCCCcgccaatttttttataatttcccGCCAAACAAGTCGTTCGAATGAATAAATGTGGTGTTCGAATCAATTCGAACCCAATTTCTTTTAGTTTGAACTGTCTTGCAACCATCCCGCCAGATTTTCCCACCAAAAAAGCTTGTTCGAACATAACATTTAAGTTCGAACTGTTTTGAACTTCCcctaacaaaattatatgtacttTCCCTCTAAGATTATTGTTCGAACAGAGACTAAACCATTCGAACATATGCTAACTTgttattcaaacatatttttacctgttcgaacatatttataattttgagaCGATATATTTCATCACAGAATATATAGTTTGAACGGATATTTATCCATTCGAACTCCTGGAGAACCTCATCCAtgttttgagacaaaattataTTTCCTCCCACATAAGTACTTTTAgggataaaattaaatttgtccctaataaatttcatctctaaaagtaaaatttgttgtagtgtcaATACCCTTTATCGGTGGATGTAGCACCATcctaattatataaatatattggaCATTGATAATTTGTGCCACAACAACTACTTATTTCTATGAAATTTCTCTCTTGCAAATGAGTTTTGTGGCGATTTTCTTCTATCAAGAACGAAGAACACAATGGAAACGGTTTGTAATTAACTAATTCATCCCAAAGTGCCTTCAATCGTGTAAAATACGCAATAATAGTAAGTTTTCCTTGAGATAACGATGAAATGGATTTCTGGATTTGAAAGATCCGAGGTCCATTTTTTTGAGAGAATCGTTCCTTTAAATCGGTCCAAATCTCAAAAGCAGTGGTAACATACAACACACTAACAACGATTTCAGGGGAAACAGAGTTAAGTAACCACGAAATCACCATATTATTACATCTTAACCACGAAGGGAAAAGAGAGGCAGTGGTGGCAGGTTTAGTAATCGTACCGTCGACGAACCCTAACTTGTTTTTGGCAGAGAGAGCCATGGTCATGGAGCGAGACCAGGTGTGATAGTTGTCGCCAAGGAGGAGCTGTGTGACCAGAACGACCCTAGGGTTATCGCTGGGGTGAAGGAAGAAATGACTCGTAGCATTAGGGGAGGAAGAGGGAGGAGGCGGAGGGGGGTGGATCCGTCGGCGCcatgaaaagagaagaagaatttCAAAGGACTGCTGATACCATATCAAGAACGTAGAAACCCTAGAAGGCAAAACGTATTCAAGAAGCCGTTTGGGattaaaatcatcaaaagaaTTGAATTAAATGTAAATGGTACAAGTATTTATACAAGGAAGAGAAAGACTATTTTAACCCTGCTAATGACCAAAGACTAAAATGCCCTAATGAAAAAACtgtaaaacataaaatacaatgtAAAACATAATTGTACACGTGTAAAGAAATAATTTACAACTTAATATCTTCCCTGTATTTGGAACTTATTAATATTGGTACGTGCatgcaaataataataattgtttgCGATGAGATATATCGAGTTTGATCTACACTAGTATGAAATTATTCATGCCATTGCATGGGATTGATGTACGTATAGTAGCTAGCATACAGTTGTGCTGATCCAATTTGTGATCagttcaaagaaaaaataaacgaaATACATGAATGTGTATATTATTGGTGGtacatgaaaaacatttttgaGGTGTACGTACGtagattctttttttatatatataaaatggatATTATCATTCATAAAGAGAGGACTTACAAAGTTGATTTGAAAAACAAGCTAATTACAATTGTTAGTAACTTCTCAGTACACTTTCGTGACTAatatggtctagtccagacggTAAGTCTCTAAAGACCTAGATATTAGAGAAACTACCACCTCTGTCCACGACAGAGGTTACAAAGCCCCATACCCCGACTAAGCAGGGTAGGGTATAccaaaccccaccaaaaccCGTCAATGCAGAGTGGGGACTACAACTCCATTCAGACCAAAGTCCAAAGGCACtacttttttttagatttttatttacctAGAAACTATATTACACAAAAGAAACTACAAAGAAAACACtgcacaaaaaggaaaaagcagTGCACAGAGGCTGCTGTGGCACGTGCAATACTCCGGGAAGAGAACCGATAGTCGACCTTGGAGATCCCAGACTCACAGACTCCAGAAACGCCGCGCGTGGCGTTGGCAGAGGGCTCCCCGGTGGTGCGTGAATGCCACGCGCCGAACGACGCCGGAATTTCGACCCACGCGTGCGGGCTACTCGCCGCTCCGTTTGGTGCCGCATTCGATGGTTTTGAAGATCGGCGGCTGGGCAACACCATGGCGGGGCGCTTGCTAGCCTGTGGGCGGCTGGAAGATCCAGATCTGCGATTCTCTCTTATTTCGCctgaaaatatacaaaaataaaatactgcatagaagagaaggaagggaggaaggaggagagggagggagggaggggaagggagccgaagctcccacccctctTGCCGAATCTGTGAATGAAgttttagagagaagggagagagttttagagagagttTTAACAATATATGGAACATTGCGTAGAAGCATATCTAAATATTGTATCCgtattaagaaaacaaaatattttagtcacgaaagatatttcacaaaaataaataaataaattgatatgttttgatataatagtttaaattgtaaaattactttttttttaaagtagatttattaataattaatgtatcatatgaagctatcatgtcagtttgtaattttatttttttggaatctCTCTGTgactgtaatatttttattaaaaacaccatacaattatatcaaattcaatTACTTAGATTTTCAGTATGATATAaattcatcatgtgcatgcgtaataaaattaaaggattGAAAATACAGATCATGACCCTAATTAAAGCGTAATAACCCAAAATCTTTACATGATCATGAATCAATAAatgcaaatattattatttaatgtcagattttttttttttttggaaccaATTTAATGTCAGATTTGGACATTATAATCACaggattgaaaatgaaaattgaatatttgaatattttaccAATTATTCTAAGACTTTTTTaggtgaaaaaataaaaaataaaaagcttccaaatcccctctctctctctctctgtctctctctctctctctctctctctctccatatatatatatatatatatatattgaaaagaaCTGCCATTGTTCCTTTCGGGGgcctctatatataatattggaaaCCCATGCCCAGAACGTACCATAAAAAAGAGTCCAATAAGAGTTTCAGTTATGGCCATCCTTTCGGATTACCAAGAAGATCAACCCCATGATCAACACTACTCTTCTAATTCGTTCTCTTTCAATGCGGTTCTCGATCCATCAAACCCTCTAGGGTTCTTAGAATCTGCTTTCAACTTTGTATCTCAGAAGTCCGATTTGTTCAAGAACGATTCTGCTGAGAAAGAAATCATGTCGTCGGTTCGTTCGATCAAGGAAAAGATTAAGGCGCAAGAGGCTGATCAGAAGAAGCGTTTGAAACTAGCCGAGGCTTCTGCAAAGATGGCGACTGATCagaaagaacaagaacaaaaggagaaggagaaggagaaggagaagaagctTGTTCCAAATAATGGCAACGGCCTCGACATGGAGAATTATTCATGGGGTCAGTCCCTACAAGAGGTCACCATTAATGTACCAGTTCCTCATGGAACGAAATCCAGCCTTGTTTTGTGcgaaataaagaataattctttGAAGATTGGGCTTAAAGGTCAACCTCCAATCATCGATGGAGAGCTGTACAAGCCGGTGAAGGCTGACGATTGCTTCTGGAGTTTGGAGGATCAGAAGTCGATATCTGTTCTTATGAGCAAGAGAGATCAGATTGACTGGTGGAAGTCTTTGTTGAAGAGTGGTCCGGAGATCGATACACAGAAAGTCGAACCAGAGCCGAGCAGGTTATCTGAGTTGGACTCCGAAACTCGTTCTGCTGTCGAGAAGATGATGTTTGATCAGAGGCAGAAGCAGTTGGGTGGTCCATCGAGCGATGAGATTCAAAAGCAAGAGTTGCTAAAGCAATTCATGGCTCAGAATCCAAACATGAACTTCTCGGGAACGAAATTTAGATAATCTTTCATCTATAGTACTTGTCCATGCATGCACGATTAATGATAAATTCGTGTCATCGTGAAGATCGATCATTTtgctccttttcttttttcttcttcttcttcttcttcttcttcttcttcttcttcttcttcttcttcttctttttttttttttttttgtagtttgattTTTGTATGATTTTTCGTTGGATGAAACTTCTAATtcacaataaagaaattaagaagCTAGCTTTCAATTCTGCATGAAATCTTTAGCTCCCCAACACAAATGGGTTTAGTTTAATTGATCTTCAATGGTACATGacctcaatcttctcaatcgttgtaattattaaagtttttttgttcatcttcttttctttttttttaaatcaatattaaTTGGTCAATACTCTATTCAAACGATTATAAAGCCTTGATCTTCAAGCTGGATATATTCcaattaaatctcatttttcttatctGCCTAATTGGccaactatatatatcatgtagtACTAGAAGTCTTTCATAATTAAAAGTTTTGGTATACATTTTTCGCTGGCAAGACTTGATTTTTTTCAGTACATGTATTAATTCTACTTTTAGGAGATATATTAGAAGtagattttaaatttcgtattcttataattaattttaatgggatCATGTATAACATATTCTTATGTGATTATTTCCATTGATTTGGCTGGAATTCTCGTTTTTTGTTGCCAATATCCTTGAATTTGTGCAGAATATCGATGCTTAATTGTGTGTTAATCAGGCAGTTTATTTCCTGGCaatgtgcgtgtgtgtgtattataaTCATGTGTCtgtcatttcttttaatggCAGAAAAATAAAGTTCAGACAAATAATTCATAATTGTAAATAATTCTGATTCCTTTTAGTAATTAATGGGCATTGAACACCAGCCATcaatgaaaaatagaaagaaagatcAGGAAGCAGCTACAAGCTAGCAATCAACAGCTAAATGTTAGCAATATTACAATTCTATCAACACATCCATCCATGCCGTACTGCATGCTCATTGCCAATGGGATGAGCCTTAATTAAGGCTCTACTAAATTTTAGCAATAAGCAGCTTTACTCTCCCAATCAGCCACCTAATCATGAACTTCATGCATGAACGAGTAGTTTCCagcatataaattatatatagtactgagATTAGTTCCAGAGCACTACAGCAATCAACTAGACCAATAATTTCACCTGATAAAAAGGGGACGTTGGTTGAGTACTTGAGATGGCAACCAGAGAAGATTTGGACtcaaggaaacaagaaaatgtgTAATTTGAATAGACAATATTGATTGATTGTGTGACTTTAGCAATGTTTAATGTATTTACTCATTTCAAAAATGGGATGCATGCAAGCAGGCAGGCAGGCTATCTCAATTAGGAATGCAATTAGATTTGAACATCAGAATCCAATCCGTTGTTTCGTCACCTCTATCATGTTGGTTTGGGCAACGGGCCACCACAACCCAACCCATCCGCCCAAGCCGCCCGTCCCACTAAGGGATGGGCAGACAACTCGCCCCTCGAGTGCAGGTGCGGATAGGTTCCTCACTCAAAAAAGAACCATACAGGCAAGCGGTGTATGGGTGGGTACCCAACCTGCCTAGAATTTCACCCCGCCCACCCgcgtacttatatatatatatatatatatatataaaatgcaaatatttttctctcccttCCTCAGTTCCTCTCACTGTCATCTCCTCTTCCCCATTCCGTTCACGCCTCACAGTTCACTGTGATCTCgtctctcatttctcttctccttctcttctgttgttgtttcttcttcttcttctcggcCCGGCTTCTCTTTCCATTGTCGTGGGTCAAGGCCAAGCCGCGGTCTACAATGGTACAACACTACAACCACAGCTTGGCTGCCGCGGATCTGTAAGTTTAAGGCCCACGGTTGCAACCATGGATATGTGAGTTTTATAACCCATGGCCATGGATCTATGTTTTTGGGCATAGATTTGAAACTATTTGTTGCATGGTTTTCTCCGATTTTTCTAATGTATATTCGATTTTGtgcaaattttttatgaaaaatatgttgacAAATGATATAACCGGATGGTGGGGTGTCAATTCACCCACCTGGCAAGCGTATGCGGACGATCAAAAGTATGGGCAAAAACAAGGTGCGGGGTTGATTGAGTCACCCCCACCTATATGGGAACGGGGAGGCCGGATGTGCGGCTGGCACCCCTACAATATCATGGATTCATagtaagagcattggcattggaccaatgtttaaaatttgatgaatttcgcTCAAAATACACAGCATTGGATTCACCTTTTACTTAAACGTGAAGCTTTCAGCTAC
It contains:
- the LOC121235262 gene encoding protein BOBBER 1-like, translated to MAILSDYQEDQPHDQHYSSNSFSFNAVLDPSNPLGFLESAFNFVSQKSDLFKNDSAEKEIMSSVRSIKEKIKAQEADQKKRLKLAEASAKMATDQKEQEQKEKEKEKEKKLVPNNGNGLDMENYSWGQSLQEVTINVPVPHGTKSSLVLCEIKNNSLKIGLKGQPPIIDGELYKPVKADDCFWSLEDQKSISVLMSKRDQIDWWKSLLKSGPEIDTQKVEPEPSRLSELDSETRSAVEKMMFDQRQKQLGGPSSDEIQKQELLKQFMAQNPNMNFSGTKFR